The following are encoded together in the Verrucomicrobiota bacterium genome:
- a CDS encoding PilT/PilU family type 4a pilus ATPase: MQIFHRILKTAIDGGASDVHIKIGYPVIFRINRHLVAIECPSPTAEWMENVVAHIVPPHARARLDSEREVDFSYHAPGVGRFRTNLFQQKGEFCLAMRYVKTQILSFEQLGLLDVVKKIADSPRGIVLVAGATGCGKSTTLAAMLEHINAHSKKHIITLEDPIEFVFEDNQSVIEQREVGLDTLSFSHGLKHILRQDPDIIMVGEMRDAVSFSAAISAADTGHLVLSTLHTTNASQSVSRILDFFKAEEREQVRRQLAGTLQAVICQRMVGAMGGGMTPALEILINTGTVKKLLEENRLDKLGAAVETGRDDGMQNFNQALYDLVKANKVSEKEALTKASNPEALKMMFQGIFLDEGRRILS; encoded by the coding sequence ATGCAAATCTTTCATCGCATCCTGAAGACCGCCATTGATGGCGGCGCTTCCGACGTTCACATCAAGATTGGTTATCCGGTCATTTTCCGCATCAATCGTCACCTGGTGGCCATTGAGTGTCCGAGTCCCACCGCGGAATGGATGGAGAATGTGGTCGCGCACATTGTGCCACCTCACGCACGAGCGCGGTTGGATTCGGAGCGGGAGGTGGATTTTTCGTACCATGCGCCAGGAGTCGGGCGGTTTCGAACCAACCTCTTTCAGCAGAAAGGCGAGTTTTGTTTGGCGATGCGATATGTGAAAACGCAAATCCTGAGCTTTGAGCAGTTAGGGTTGCTGGACGTGGTGAAGAAAATTGCCGACTCGCCCCGCGGCATTGTTTTGGTTGCTGGCGCGACGGGTTGCGGCAAATCCACGACGCTGGCGGCGATGCTTGAGCACATTAATGCGCACTCGAAAAAGCACATCATCACTTTGGAGGATCCCATTGAGTTTGTGTTTGAGGACAATCAGTCGGTGATTGAGCAGCGTGAGGTGGGGTTGGACACGCTTTCATTTTCGCATGGCTTGAAGCATATTCTGCGTCAGGATCCGGACATCATCATGGTGGGTGAGATGCGCGATGCGGTAAGTTTTTCCGCGGCGATCAGCGCGGCAGACACCGGGCATTTGGTTCTTTCTACGCTTCATACGACCAACGCCTCTCAGTCGGTGAGCCGCATCTTGGACTTCTTTAAGGCGGAAGAGCGCGAGCAAGTCAGGCGCCAGCTTGCGGGAACTCTTCAAGCCGTGATTTGCCAGCGCATGGTTGGAGCGATGGGAGGGGGAATGACCCCCGCCTTGGAAATTTTGATCAACACCGGAACGGTGAAGAAACTGCTGGAGGAAAACCGCCTCGATAAGCTGGGGGCGGCTGTCGAAACGGGCCGGGACGACGGGATGCAGAATTTCAACCAAGCCCTTTACGATCTGGTCAAGGCCAACAAGGTCAGCGAGAAGGAAGCGTTGACCAAGGCGTCGAATCCCGAGGCGCTCAAGATGATGTTCCAGGGCATCTTTTTGGATGAGGGACGCCGGATTCTGAGCTGA